The Fructilactobacillus ixorae genome has a window encoding:
- a CDS encoding YbhB/YbcL family Raf kinase inhibitor-like protein, translated as MKINVPLQAGFLPDRYTKHADAANKVGTYPVVSFPIEFQEVPSEAASLAVTLLDPDSIPVCGFEYIHWVVANLDPQLTELPADASQSGAVAMTYGNNSLAGGLLHVTDQQLNRHYLGPTPPDQPHHYRLTVYALDQKLALPDGFWLNQLESKLPGHVLATATAILPVKN; from the coding sequence ATGAAAATTAACGTTCCTCTCCAAGCTGGATTCTTACCGGATCGTTACACCAAACACGCTGACGCAGCGAATAAAGTTGGCACATATCCGGTGGTTTCTTTTCCAATCGAATTTCAGGAGGTTCCGAGTGAAGCAGCTTCCTTAGCGGTCACACTCCTGGATCCCGATTCGATACCGGTCTGTGGCTTTGAGTACATCCACTGGGTGGTCGCCAATCTAGATCCCCAGTTGACCGAGTTGCCAGCCGATGCAAGTCAATCTGGAGCCGTGGCAATGACGTACGGTAACAACAGTTTAGCCGGGGGACTCTTACACGTTACCGACCAGCAACTGAACCGGCACTACCTCGGGCCGACCCCACCAGATCAACCCCACCACTATCGGTTAACCGTCTACGCGCTCGACCAAAAGTTAGCGTTACCAGACGGTTTCTGGCTCAACCAATTAGAAAGTAAGCTGCCTGGTCATGTCCTTGCTACCGCAACGGCCATCCTACCAGTAAAGAACTAG
- a CDS encoding universal stress protein, which yields MYNEYKHILVPVDGSKLAEAALFKAAEVAIRNEARLDVLNVLNTTSFGFSYGVVDGDAITDMVNDELDYLKKLIQRVKKATGIEDIHMHLRFGSPRNVITYDFPHDYQVDLIMMGATGKNAVSRLLVGSVTSFVNTHARCDVAVVRTGMDNQTAE from the coding sequence ATGTACAATGAATATAAACACATTTTAGTTCCAGTGGATGGCTCGAAGTTAGCCGAAGCCGCCCTCTTCAAAGCCGCGGAGGTCGCAATTCGGAACGAAGCCCGGTTAGATGTCTTAAACGTTTTAAACACCACTAGTTTCGGCTTTTCGTACGGGGTCGTTGATGGTGATGCCATTACCGACATGGTGAACGACGAACTCGACTACCTCAAAAAACTGATTCAACGGGTGAAAAAAGCCACGGGTATCGAAGACATCCACATGCACCTGCGATTTGGAAGCCCACGAAACGTGATTACCTATGATTTTCCCCACGATTATCAAGTGGACCTGATCATGATGGGGGCAACCGGCAAGAACGCGGTTTCACGCCTCCTCGTTGGTTCCGTAACGAGTTTTGTTAATACCCACGCTCGTTGTGACGTCGCGGTCGTCCGGACGGGCATGGATAACCAAACTGCTGAATAA
- a CDS encoding helix-turn-helix domain-containing protein, giving the protein MELAQRLKAARTQQHLTQQEVAAHMHVSRKTVSSWETGRSTANLDVLRELADLYQVDLPTLLGEPAPSHPATPRRYRDRFIRYKRWGYFSKYAYFGTVGFTMLGLLLLVLPYRGTSLLLVPPLVLTLGIIILYEQNWWTITTNRPLLWKLGVVTPVLFVTLYLTGYLLNQYVYHAPAFMHNPANWWGLLLLAGTVTAGALMTIIFPLKRLTVRRSSR; this is encoded by the coding sequence ATGGAGCTTGCCCAACGTTTAAAAGCAGCCCGCACCCAACAACACCTGACCCAGCAGGAGGTCGCCGCCCACATGCACGTTTCCAGAAAAACCGTGTCTAGTTGGGAAACCGGCCGCAGTACGGCTAACTTAGACGTGCTCCGCGAGCTCGCAGACCTGTATCAGGTCGACTTGCCCACGCTCCTGGGTGAACCGGCTCCCAGTCATCCGGCCACGCCCCGGCGCTACCGGGACCGATTCATTCGGTATAAACGCTGGGGGTATTTCAGTAAGTACGCCTACTTTGGCACCGTGGGCTTTACCATGCTGGGCCTACTATTATTAGTGCTTCCGTATCGGGGAACGAGCCTGTTGCTGGTACCTCCTCTCGTGTTGACCCTCGGGATCATCATTCTATACGAGCAAAACTGGTGGACGATTACAACCAACCGCCCCCTGCTGTGGAAATTAGGGGTGGTGACGCCCGTCCTGTTTGTCACTTTGTATCTAACCGGCTACTTATTGAACCAATACGTCTACCACGCGCCGGCGTTTATGCATAACCCTGCCAACTGGTGGGGCTTACTCCTGCTGGCCGGAACCGTCACCGCGGGCGCATTGATGACGATCATCTTCCCGCTCAAACGCCTCACCGTGCGGCGTTCATCCCGGTAA
- the asnB gene encoding asparagine synthase (glutamine-hydrolyzing) translates to MCGFCGYINQAGIPKEAIENMANKIKHRGPDDSGYFQNEDVSLGFRRLSIIDLAHGAQPMYGDNQSLALTFNGEIYNYQELQKELINEGQTFQTDCDSEVLIRGYEAWGPKKLLSKLRGMFAFVIYDQTKHQVFGARDHFGIKPLYYYDDGTNFMWGSEIKAFLGNPNFKKELNEDLLAVHLSFEFIPSKETMFKHVYKVMPGQYFVYKDGAVTTDTYYKYNYDHIDNHQTIAEDAQQIEKLVDDSVKAHMIADVPVGSFLSSGVDSSYVFNEAAKLQPIHSYSLGFNDSKFSELAWSTKFAKEIKQENTPITMTGDDYFDFLPTMMYYMDEPLSNPSAPQLFFLSRGARKDVPVTLSGEGADEFFGGYNTYLEAFTFERYQKWVPQFLRSMLGHVAAKFPRFHGRRFLIRGAEPLWRRYYRVNYVFDEVDRAKVLKNPALNRDTAEYSKHIFDEVAGHDEVTQEQYFDINTWLPFDILQKADRMSMANSLEVRTPLVDKVVANFAATMPTKTRITFKDGKPVTKASFRKAAASQVPEVVADKEKLGFPSPIAQWINDPKYHGRIVEAFHSDIAQRFFNVDQLDYILEQHAHGKSSMQKIFTIYTFILWYGVYFPENTNMHYDQKVVLTPNDR, encoded by the coding sequence ATGTGTGGATTTTGTGGTTACATTAACCAAGCGGGGATTCCCAAAGAAGCCATCGAAAACATGGCCAATAAAATTAAACACCGGGGACCCGATGACAGTGGTTACTTCCAAAACGAAGATGTCTCACTCGGCTTTCGGCGCCTCTCCATCATTGACTTGGCCCACGGTGCCCAACCAATGTATGGTGACAACCAATCGCTGGCATTAACCTTTAATGGTGAAATTTACAACTACCAAGAATTACAAAAAGAACTAATTAATGAGGGTCAGACTTTCCAAACTGATTGTGACTCAGAAGTTTTGATCCGGGGCTACGAAGCCTGGGGTCCCAAGAAGTTACTCAGTAAGTTACGGGGCATGTTTGCGTTCGTCATTTATGACCAAACCAAGCACCAGGTATTTGGAGCCCGAGACCACTTCGGGATTAAACCCCTTTACTACTACGATGACGGCACCAACTTTATGTGGGGGTCTGAAATTAAAGCCTTTTTGGGTAATCCCAACTTTAAGAAAGAACTCAATGAAGACCTCCTCGCTGTTCACCTGAGTTTTGAATTTATTCCCTCGAAGGAAACCATGTTCAAACACGTTTACAAGGTGATGCCCGGTCAATACTTTGTGTACAAAGACGGTGCGGTAACGACCGATACTTACTACAAGTACAATTACGATCACATTGACAATCACCAAACCATTGCTGAAGATGCACAACAAATTGAAAAATTGGTTGACGACTCCGTGAAAGCCCACATGATTGCAGATGTGCCCGTTGGTAGTTTCCTTTCCAGTGGGGTGGATTCCAGTTACGTGTTCAACGAAGCTGCGAAGTTACAACCAATTCACTCCTACTCGTTAGGATTTAACGACTCGAAGTTCAGTGAATTAGCTTGGTCCACGAAGTTCGCGAAGGAAATCAAGCAGGAAAATACGCCGATTACCATGACCGGTGACGATTACTTCGACTTCTTACCAACCATGATGTACTACATGGATGAACCGCTTTCCAATCCTTCGGCTCCCCAACTATTCTTCTTATCCCGTGGCGCTAGAAAGGACGTTCCGGTTACCCTCTCTGGGGAAGGAGCCGACGAATTCTTCGGGGGCTACAACACCTACCTCGAAGCCTTCACGTTCGAACGTTACCAAAAGTGGGTCCCACAATTTCTTCGGAGCATGCTCGGCCACGTTGCTGCTAAGTTCCCACGCTTCCACGGTCGGCGGTTCTTAATCCGGGGGGCGGAACCACTGTGGCGCCGTTACTACCGGGTGAACTACGTCTTTGACGAAGTTGATCGGGCCAAGGTCTTAAAGAACCCGGCCCTCAACCGGGATACGGCCGAATACTCAAAGCACATCTTCGATGAAGTGGCTGGTCACGATGAGGTGACGCAGGAACAATACTTCGATATCAACACCTGGTTACCGTTCGATATCCTGCAAAAGGCCGATCGGATGAGCATGGCCAATAGTTTGGAAGTGCGGACGCCGTTAGTTGATAAGGTCGTAGCTAACTTTGCGGCGACGATGCCAACGAAGACCCGGATTACGTTCAAGGATGGCAAACCGGTTACTAAGGCTTCCTTCCGGAAAGCCGCTGCCTCCCAAGTTCCCGAAGTGGTGGCCGATAAAGAAAAGCTCGGGTTCCCATCCCCAATCGCCCAATGGATCAACGATCCCAAGTACCATGGTCGGATTGTGGAAGCCTTCCACTCAGACATTGCCCAACGCTTCTTTAACGTGGACCAGTTAGACTACATTTTGGAACAACATGCGCACGGTAAATCCAGCATGCAAAAGATCTTTACGATCTACACGTTCATTCTGTGGTACGGGGTTTACTTCCCAGAAAACACCAACATGCACTACGATCAAAAAGTGGTTTTAACGCCGAATGATCGGTAA
- the pepT gene encoding peptidase T — MENSLQHQLLDRFLGYVKQNTRSNPDSTTVPSDAKEVEFLQQLAAELKRIGLSNVRTNQATGYVFADLPATDDTPRPVVGFISHVDTADFNSVNIQPQVVEDYDGHRVIDLDQNGKYQLDPAVFPSLKKYQGDTLVTTNGETLLGADDKAGVAEIMTAMQYLVNHPEIKHGKIVVAFGPDEEIGTGADHFDVQDFGADYAYTVDGGPLGDLEYETFNAAAATVTFHGTNVHPGDAKDVMVNASQLAIEFHNQLPATDRPENTDGRDGFFFLVEMTGTCDEAKLDYIIRDFDKNNFENRKALLEKITHQLNNKYGANRVDLDMQDQYYNMGEILEKDLTPVNLVKDAMHRLDIEPNVFPVRGGTDGSKISFLGIPTPNIFAGPENMHGRFEYVSLQTMGKAVDLIVQISEDVPTKTK; from the coding sequence ATGGAAAATTCCCTACAACATCAACTACTCGACCGCTTTTTGGGCTACGTGAAGCAAAATACCCGTTCCAATCCAGATTCAACGACGGTGCCATCCGATGCCAAGGAGGTTGAATTTCTACAACAACTAGCTGCTGAACTCAAGCGCATCGGTCTCAGCAACGTGCGCACCAATCAGGCAACTGGTTACGTCTTCGCTGACCTACCAGCCACAGACGATACTCCCCGTCCGGTCGTGGGCTTCATCTCCCACGTTGATACGGCGGACTTTAACTCCGTCAACATTCAACCACAAGTGGTCGAAGATTACGACGGCCACCGTGTGATTGATCTAGACCAGAACGGAAAATACCAACTAGATCCAGCCGTCTTTCCCAGTTTAAAGAAGTATCAAGGTGACACCTTAGTTACCACTAACGGGGAAACCTTGTTGGGCGCGGACGATAAGGCCGGGGTGGCCGAAATTATGACCGCCATGCAATACCTGGTGAACCACCCGGAAATCAAGCACGGCAAAATCGTGGTTGCCTTTGGTCCCGATGAAGAAATCGGCACTGGTGCCGACCACTTCGATGTTCAGGACTTTGGGGCTGACTATGCCTACACCGTTGATGGCGGACCACTCGGAGATTTGGAATACGAAACCTTCAACGCGGCCGCTGCCACGGTCACTTTCCACGGTACCAACGTTCATCCTGGCGATGCCAAGGACGTGATGGTGAACGCCTCCCAACTCGCGATTGAGTTTCATAACCAGTTACCCGCCACGGATCGTCCCGAAAATACCGATGGGCGCGACGGCTTCTTCTTTCTGGTGGAAATGACCGGAACTTGTGATGAGGCCAAGCTGGACTACATCATCCGGGACTTTGACAAGAACAACTTTGAGAACCGGAAAGCCTTACTGGAAAAGATTACCCACCAACTGAATAACAAATACGGAGCCAACCGCGTCGATCTTGACATGCAAGACCAGTACTACAACATGGGCGAAATTCTGGAAAAGGACCTGACCCCGGTTAACCTCGTCAAGGATGCGATGCATCGACTGGACATCGAACCAAACGTCTTCCCAGTTCGGGGCGGGACCGACGGATCCAAGATTTCCTTCTTAGGGATTCCAACGCCCAACATCTTTGCCGGTCCGGAAAACATGCACGGGCGCTTTGAATACGTTTCCCTCCAAACGATGGGAAAGGCCGTGGACTTAATCGTGCAAATCAGCGAAGACGTTCCCACTAAGACTAAGTAA
- a CDS encoding methylated-DNA--[protein]-cysteine S-methyltransferase codes for MLVQQTYHSPLGAITLASTKNALVGLWFQDQRYYGAHYQLNQIPSRLTKPIRLAENWLNQYFAGQNPNPGVVPFQLEVTPFQKRVLTALQQVPYGTTTTYGDLAMVVSTPAARAVGNAIGHNPISLLIPCHRVLGKHGQLTGYTGGLERKRALLQQEQRF; via the coding sequence ATGCTAGTTCAACAAACATACCACTCGCCCTTGGGGGCAATCACGTTAGCGAGTACTAAAAATGCGTTAGTTGGCCTTTGGTTCCAGGACCAACGCTACTACGGCGCACACTACCAGCTCAACCAAATTCCTAGTCGGCTGACCAAACCAATCCGACTAGCGGAAAATTGGCTCAATCAGTACTTTGCGGGTCAGAATCCCAATCCTGGCGTAGTCCCCTTCCAACTTGAGGTTACTCCCTTTCAAAAACGGGTGCTCACCGCCCTACAACAAGTTCCCTATGGGACCACGACCACTTATGGTGACCTCGCGATGGTGGTTTCAACCCCAGCAGCCCGAGCGGTGGGAAATGCAATCGGTCACAATCCGATTAGCCTGTTAATCCCTTGCCACCGGGTTCTCGGCAAACACGGTCAACTCACTGGTTACACGGGGGGCTTGGAACGTAAACGAGCCCTATTACAACAAGAACAACGATTCTAA
- a CDS encoding ABC transporter ATP-binding protein — translation MQKEAPKKFQLRSFIKLVRDTHPKYWQLWLGLGLGLIATLGQLVVPKFAQTLVNNFKNGVDVRLLVGIIALFIGSAVINAVSGGLLGSFGERVVADLRRRVWNKLIHLKVPYFDNVKVGQLTSRLVNDSDQIKDLLASSFPNAVTSIFQLVGAFLFMIIMDWKMTVIMLIAVPLVFVLIRPLMNRTMKVGRERQQTLADFSGQVDDTLSEIRLVKASNAESYEKKSGASLIHRLYRVGLKEAIYEAITYPLMGTTMMALIVGILAYGAHRVATGTMTMGTMFAFLMYLFQVISPVSILGQFSVRLAKASGATEHLQAILREPEEVFEQTTQPELENQPLALQHVDFAYGDGQPVLEDVNVVAQPNTTVAFVGPSGSGKTTILNLIERYYQPTAGQITIGDQDINQLDLAAWRRAIGFVSQDSAIVAGTIRHNLTYGLDEEYSDAELWHVLKLAYADGFVRSMDQQLDTEVGERGIKVSGGQRQRLAIARAFLRDPELLMLDEATASLDSESEAMIQKALQQLMQGRTTLIIAHRLSTIVDADEIYFIDNGQVSGHGTHEQLLETLPKYREYVKIQFKE, via the coding sequence ATGCAGAAAGAAGCACCGAAAAAGTTTCAACTCCGGAGTTTCATTAAGCTAGTGCGTGATACACATCCGAAGTACTGGCAACTGTGGCTGGGACTCGGACTGGGGTTGATTGCGACACTCGGTCAATTAGTGGTACCAAAGTTTGCCCAGACGTTGGTTAATAATTTTAAAAACGGCGTGGACGTTCGGCTCCTGGTCGGGATCATTGCGTTGTTCATTGGCAGTGCCGTGATTAATGCTGTTTCCGGGGGGTTACTCGGTTCGTTTGGAGAACGGGTGGTAGCGGATTTGCGCCGTCGGGTGTGGAATAAATTGATTCATCTCAAAGTACCCTACTTTGATAACGTGAAGGTCGGCCAGTTGACTTCCCGACTCGTGAACGACTCAGACCAGATTAAAGACTTATTAGCAAGCTCGTTTCCGAATGCCGTGACGTCGATTTTCCAACTGGTGGGCGCCTTTCTCTTCATGATCATTATGGACTGGAAGATGACGGTCATCATGCTGATTGCGGTGCCCCTCGTTTTTGTATTGATCCGACCATTGATGAACCGGACGATGAAAGTAGGGCGGGAACGACAACAGACCCTAGCTGATTTTAGTGGTCAGGTAGACGATACGTTGAGTGAGATCCGTTTGGTCAAGGCCTCTAACGCTGAAAGCTACGAAAAGAAGAGTGGGGCAAGTTTAATTCACCGACTCTACCGAGTTGGCTTGAAGGAAGCCATCTACGAAGCCATTACCTATCCCTTAATGGGAACCACCATGATGGCCCTAATCGTCGGTATTTTAGCTTATGGAGCACACCGCGTTGCTACCGGAACGATGACGATGGGGACCATGTTTGCCTTCTTAATGTACCTCTTTCAAGTGATCTCGCCCGTTTCAATCTTAGGACAGTTCTCGGTTCGGCTAGCGAAAGCGAGCGGGGCGACTGAACACCTCCAAGCGATTTTGCGGGAACCAGAGGAAGTCTTTGAACAGACGACCCAGCCAGAGCTTGAAAACCAACCGTTAGCTTTGCAACACGTAGATTTTGCCTATGGAGATGGACAGCCCGTCTTAGAGGACGTCAATGTGGTTGCCCAACCCAACACCACGGTCGCCTTTGTTGGACCCTCTGGAAGTGGAAAGACCACGATTTTGAACCTGATTGAACGCTACTACCAACCCACGGCGGGACAGATTACGATTGGGGATCAGGACATTAACCAGTTGGACCTCGCGGCTTGGCGCCGGGCAATTGGGTTTGTGAGTCAGGATTCAGCGATTGTCGCCGGTACGATTCGCCATAACTTAACCTACGGACTAGACGAGGAGTATTCCGATGCCGAACTTTGGCACGTTTTGAAGTTGGCCTACGCGGACGGCTTTGTCCGATCGATGGACCAGCAGTTGGATACCGAAGTCGGAGAACGGGGGATTAAAGTTAGTGGGGGACAACGGCAACGGTTAGCGATTGCCCGGGCCTTTCTGCGAGATCCCGAGCTGTTGATGCTGGACGAAGCCACGGCGAGCTTGGATTCGGAGTCCGAGGCGATGATTCAAAAAGCCTTGCAACAGTTGATGCAGGGGCGTACCACTTTGATTATTGCGCACCGGTTGAGTACGATCGTGGACGCCGATGAAATTTACTTTATTGATAATGGGCAAGTTAGTGGCCACGGAACACATGAGCAGTTGTTGGAAACGTTGCCAAAGTACCGTGAGTACGTGAAGATTCAGTTTAAAGAATAA
- the glyA gene encoding serine hydroxymethyltransferase, with product MNNDWQAQDPELWQAVQAEATRQEHVIELIASENIASQAVRAVQSSVLTNKYAVGYPGARIYPGNEALDRIDEIARTRAQDLFGAEYANVFPHSGTQANQAVYAAFLQPGDRILAMSEHAGGHFTHGQAHNFSGQLYDAQFYGVDPTTECLDYAQIERQARAWHPRLIIAGASAYSQLIDWERFRAIADDVGAYLMVDMAHIAGLVAGGVLPSPVSVADVVTSTTHKTLRGPRGGMILAKHQYGAQIDQAVFPRSQSGTLEQIVAAKAIAYREAQQPAFRQYAVQVVQNAQLMAHVLHETPNIRVVTGGTVNHELTLDVRATGMTGAAAADLLYSVGIATNKELLPLENGNTMGGIRIGTPTITSRNFSATAVQEVAELIGTVLNYPHDEAKLTTARGALQRLTQQFPATR from the coding sequence ATGAACAATGATTGGCAGGCCCAGGATCCAGAGCTTTGGCAAGCAGTTCAGGCCGAGGCCACGCGGCAGGAACACGTGATTGAACTAATTGCATCAGAAAACATTGCTTCTCAAGCGGTGCGAGCCGTGCAAAGTTCGGTGTTAACCAATAAGTACGCCGTGGGCTATCCGGGCGCCCGAATTTATCCCGGGAACGAAGCACTTGACCGCATCGATGAAATCGCGCGCACACGAGCCCAGGATTTGTTTGGAGCGGAATATGCCAACGTCTTTCCGCACTCGGGAACGCAGGCGAATCAGGCCGTGTATGCAGCTTTCTTACAACCAGGGGATCGGATCTTGGCGATGAGCGAACACGCCGGTGGCCACTTTACCCACGGGCAAGCCCATAACTTTTCGGGGCAACTGTACGATGCGCAATTCTACGGAGTTGATCCGACCACGGAATGCCTGGATTACGCTCAGATTGAACGGCAGGCCCGCGCATGGCACCCCCGGCTAATCATTGCAGGAGCTTCCGCGTACAGTCAATTAATTGACTGGGAGCGCTTTCGGGCGATTGCGGATGACGTCGGTGCTTACCTGATGGTTGACATGGCCCACATTGCTGGGTTAGTTGCAGGGGGTGTTTTGCCGAGTCCGGTTTCAGTCGCAGACGTAGTGACTTCGACGACCCATAAAACATTACGGGGACCACGCGGGGGCATGATTTTAGCGAAACACCAGTATGGGGCCCAAATTGACCAAGCGGTTTTCCCCCGCTCCCAGAGTGGGACCTTAGAACAGATTGTGGCCGCTAAGGCGATTGCGTACCGTGAGGCGCAGCAACCAGCGTTTCGGCAGTACGCTGTACAAGTGGTACAAAATGCGCAGCTAATGGCGCACGTTTTGCACGAAACCCCGAATATCCGGGTGGTAACGGGAGGAACGGTCAACCACGAGCTGACCCTTGACGTGCGGGCGACCGGGATGACCGGGGCAGCTGCGGCCGATCTCCTCTATTCGGTGGGGATTGCGACGAATAAGGAGTTACTTCCCTTAGAAAACGGAAATACAATGGGAGGAATTCGAATTGGAACTCCGACGATTACTAGTCGGAATTTTTCGGCAACAGCGGTGCAGGAGGTGGCGGAACTAATCGGAACAGTTTTAAATTATCCTCATGACGAAGCCAAACTAACGACGGCCCGAGGAGCATTGCAACGCTTGACCCAGCAGTTTCCAGCCACGCGATAA
- a CDS encoding YdhK family protein codes for MMKHKLITVATLASLGLSTATGIIPTVNAASNQQMSSKKMDHKSDDMNMNDQNMDKGMKMEMDHNGKLPTDLKKASHPKYKVGSTVKLTANHMPGMKGATATVAGVYDSPLYVIDFKDTKTNQEVKNHKYVVKSELKADQGHKLAKGTKVTIKADHMAGMKGAKGKIVKVCDGPAYAVNFTPTNGGEKYTNHKWLSQAEMKKD; via the coding sequence ATGATGAAACACAAGTTAATTACAGTTGCTACTTTAGCTAGTTTAGGCCTTTCGACCGCTACGGGAATCATTCCTACGGTTAATGCCGCTAGCAACCAGCAAATGAGTAGCAAAAAGATGGATCACAAGAGCGATGACATGAACATGAACGACCAGAACATGGACAAGGGCATGAAGATGGAAATGGATCACAACGGTAAGTTACCAACTGATCTGAAAAAAGCCAGTCATCCAAAGTACAAAGTAGGCTCCACAGTTAAGTTGACTGCCAACCACATGCCAGGGATGAAAGGTGCTACGGCGACGGTTGCCGGCGTTTATGACTCCCCACTCTATGTCATTGACTTCAAAGACACCAAGACTAACCAAGAAGTTAAGAACCACAAGTACGTGGTTAAGTCCGAATTAAAGGCTGACCAGGGTCACAAATTAGCGAAGGGAACCAAGGTTACCATCAAAGCTGACCACATGGCCGGGATGAAGGGGGCCAAGGGTAAGATCGTGAAGGTTTGTGACGGTCCCGCTTACGCCGTTAACTTTACCCCTACTAACGGTGGCGAAAAGTACACTAACCACAAGTGGTTAAGTCAAGCAGAAATGAAAAAAGACTAA
- a CDS encoding DUF4231 domain-containing protein: MTTEIPTEVQIIDQAKGTVERLRKKLTYYRVLSSISNITRIVLSASIPLLVSMSSHEIKYLAIVSLSGVAMSIIQGIDSFFDFSGRISDLKQSILSTNKEILLLSSHNDPYDEDSEVQNVQKFMANLADALDGMMDNIDN, translated from the coding sequence ATGACAACTGAGATTCCCACAGAAGTACAAATCATTGACCAGGCCAAGGGGACCGTCGAGCGGTTACGCAAGAAGTTAACCTATTACCGGGTGTTGTCGAGCATTAGTAACATTACCCGAATCGTGTTATCGGCGTCGATTCCGCTCCTGGTTTCGATGTCGTCTCACGAGATTAAGTACCTTGCAATCGTATCCCTGTCTGGGGTGGCGATGAGTATTATTCAAGGAATTGATTCGTTCTTTGACTTTTCCGGTCGCATTTCTGATTTGAAGCAGTCAATTTTATCGACGAACAAGGAAATCCTGTTACTTTCGTCGCATAACGATCCGTATGACGAAGATAGCGAAGTACAAAACGTGCAGAAGTTCATGGCGAACCTGGCGGATGCGCTGGATGGCATGATGGATAACATTGATAATTAG